One genomic window of Kaistia geumhonensis includes the following:
- a CDS encoding Gfo/Idh/MocA family protein, whose amino-acid sequence MTVRRGALIGCGFFARNHMHGWAEVEGAEIVAVCDRDTAKAERMRADFGVPHAYGDAEEMLRTEKLDFVDVVTTSPFHKQLVELAARHGVAAICQKPFADTYADAEAMVRACEAAGVPLAVHENFRWQRPFVELGERIAAGRIGKPVYARISFRHAFDYYANQPYLTEVERLSLMDIGLHLYDLARYLVGEVETLACRTQRINPIVRGEDSFTSLLGHVGGATSVVECSAFAKYDPDPFPETTAVVEGTEGTLELLRGYRLIEHHAGSSFETNVDVEVPAWGAKPWQVVQRSVAAFNRHFVDVLNGKAEAQPSGAHNLGTMALALASYDSAASGSVIRMSEWRETGHG is encoded by the coding sequence ATGACTGTCCGTCGCGGCGCCCTCATCGGATGCGGCTTCTTCGCGCGTAATCACATGCATGGCTGGGCCGAAGTCGAGGGCGCGGAAATCGTCGCCGTCTGCGACCGCGACACGGCCAAGGCCGAGCGCATGCGGGCCGATTTCGGCGTGCCGCATGCCTATGGCGACGCCGAGGAGATGCTGCGCACCGAGAAGCTCGACTTCGTCGATGTCGTCACCACCTCGCCCTTCCACAAACAACTCGTCGAGCTCGCGGCCCGGCATGGCGTCGCCGCCATCTGCCAGAAGCCGTTCGCCGACACCTATGCCGATGCGGAGGCCATGGTGCGGGCCTGCGAGGCGGCCGGCGTGCCGCTCGCCGTGCACGAGAATTTCCGCTGGCAGCGGCCCTTCGTGGAACTCGGCGAGCGGATCGCGGCGGGCCGCATCGGCAAGCCCGTCTATGCGCGCATCTCGTTCCGCCACGCCTTCGACTACTACGCCAACCAGCCTTATCTCACCGAGGTCGAGCGCCTCAGCCTGATGGATATCGGGCTGCATCTCTACGATCTCGCCCGCTATCTCGTCGGCGAGGTCGAGACGCTCGCCTGCCGCACGCAGCGCATCAATCCGATCGTGCGCGGAGAGGACTCGTTCACCTCGCTGCTCGGCCATGTCGGGGGCGCGACCTCGGTGGTCGAGTGCTCCGCCTTCGCGAAATACGACCCCGATCCGTTCCCGGAGACGACCGCCGTCGTCGAGGGCACCGAGGGCACGCTGGAGCTGCTGCGTGGCTATCGGCTCATCGAGCATCACGCCGGATCGAGCTTCGAGACCAATGTCGATGTCGAGGTGCCGGCCTGGGGCGCCAAGCCCTGGCAGGTCGTGCAGCGCAGCGTCGCGGCGTTCAACCGCCACTTCGTCGACGTGCTGAACGGCAAGGCCGAGGCGCAGCCCTCCGGCGCGCACAATCTCGGCACCATGGCGCTGGCGCTCGCCTCCTACGATTCCGCCGCGAGCGGCAGCGTGATCCGCATGAGCGAATGGCGAGAGACGGGACATGGTTGA
- a CDS encoding four-carbon acid sugar kinase family protein, protein MTAPADQLPEGVLVAWYGDDFTGSAATMEVLAFAGLASVLFLDIPTAEDLARFPGARGIGIAGIARSKPPAWMDENLPPVFSALAGIGAPVSHYKICSTLDSAPHVGSIGRAVDLAAPILGGAWHPLVVAAPPIGRYQAFGTLFALYDGAVYRLDRHPTMSRHPVTPMHEADVRRHLGLQTTRPIGLVDRLGLHRDAGAALAAARDGGADIVAIDVMDDEDLACAGRLVWENRGERLLAIGSQGIEYALVAHWREAGLIDAAPAAPSAGPAERMAVVSGSCAPQTAAQIAHAAAAGFEIVRLDASRAVNAAAWQAELGRVEAAALAALGRGRAPIVATAEGPDDPAVAEVNEAIATSGLDAATVNERIGRGLGALLGRLIAEARLPRAVIAGGDTSGYGALALGIRALTALAPTVPGAALCRAHFADAARAPLEIALKGGQMGAPDYFTSIRNGGGGTVAARSKAA, encoded by the coding sequence ATGACGGCGCCTGCGGACCAGTTGCCGGAGGGTGTCCTCGTAGCCTGGTATGGCGACGACTTCACCGGCTCGGCCGCGACCATGGAAGTGCTGGCCTTTGCCGGCCTCGCCTCGGTGCTCTTTCTCGACATTCCGACCGCCGAGGACCTCGCCCGCTTTCCCGGCGCGCGCGGCATCGGCATCGCCGGCATCGCCCGCTCCAAGCCGCCCGCCTGGATGGACGAGAACCTGCCGCCGGTCTTCTCGGCGCTCGCGGGGATCGGCGCGCCGGTCAGCCATTACAAGATCTGCTCGACGCTCGATTCCGCGCCGCATGTCGGCTCCATCGGCCGCGCCGTCGATCTCGCCGCGCCCATCCTCGGCGGCGCATGGCATCCGCTGGTCGTGGCGGCGCCGCCGATCGGCCGCTACCAGGCCTTCGGTACGCTCTTCGCCCTCTATGACGGCGCGGTCTACCGGCTCGACCGGCATCCGACCATGAGCCGCCACCCCGTGACCCCGATGCACGAGGCGGATGTCCGCCGCCATCTCGGTTTGCAGACCACGCGGCCAATCGGCCTCGTCGATCGGCTCGGCCTTCATCGCGATGCCGGCGCGGCGCTCGCCGCCGCGCGCGACGGTGGGGCGGACATCGTCGCCATCGACGTCATGGACGACGAGGATCTCGCTTGCGCCGGCCGCCTCGTCTGGGAGAACCGCGGCGAGCGGCTGCTTGCGATCGGCTCGCAGGGGATCGAATATGCGCTGGTGGCCCATTGGCGCGAGGCCGGACTGATCGATGCCGCGCCGGCCGCGCCCTCGGCCGGTCCGGCGGAACGGATGGCCGTCGTCTCCGGCTCCTGCGCGCCGCAGACCGCGGCGCAGATCGCCCATGCTGCCGCCGCAGGTTTCGAGATCGTCCGGCTCGACGCCAGCCGCGCCGTTAACGCAGCGGCGTGGCAGGCGGAACTCGGCCGCGTGGAGGCGGCGGCACTCGCCGCGCTCGGCCGCGGTCGCGCGCCGATCGTCGCGACGGCCGAGGGGCCGGACGATCCGGCCGTGGCGGAAGTCAACGAAGCCATCGCGACGAGCGGGCTCGACGCGGCGACCGTCAACGAGCGCATCGGGCGCGGGCTCGGCGCCCTGCTCGGCCGGCTGATCGCGGAAGCGCGGCTGCCGCGCGCGGTCATCGCCGGCGGCGACACCTCCGGCTACGGCGCGCTCGCGCTCGGCATCCGCGCGCTGACCGCCCTCGCGCCCACGGTTCCCGGCGCCGCGCTCTGCCGCGCCCATTTCGCGGACGCCGCGCGTGCGCCGCTCGAGATCGCGCTCAAGGGCGGGCAGATGGGCGCGCCGGACTATTTCACGTCAATCAGGAATGGCGGCGGCGGAACCGTCGCCGCGAGGAGCAAGGCAGCATGA
- a CDS encoding glutaminase, producing the protein MPELQTVLDEIAAEARAATERGKVAAYIPELAKVDPGQFGIAVLTHDGALFTAGDADLPFSIQSVSKVFTLTLALGQVGDTLWNRVGREPSGNPFNSIVQLEYEHGIPRNPLINAGALVVTDVILAGYKPREAIGLILRFMRSLADDESIVIDMDVARSEQETGFRNRALANYMKAYDNIRHPVEMTTGVYFHQCAIAMSCRQLAVAGSFLAGQGRHPLTGQKVVSAERARRINALMLTCGHYDGSGDFAFRVGIPGKSGVGGGILAIVPGKASIAVWSPGLNKVGNSLLGSRALERLARAMDWSIFGP; encoded by the coding sequence ATGCCCGAGCTTCAGACTGTCCTCGACGAGATCGCCGCCGAGGCGCGCGCGGCGACCGAGCGCGGCAAGGTCGCCGCCTATATCCCCGAGCTCGCCAAGGTCGATCCCGGCCAGTTCGGCATCGCGGTCCTCACCCATGACGGCGCGCTGTTCACGGCGGGCGACGCCGATCTCCCGTTCTCGATCCAGAGCGTCTCGAAGGTGTTCACGCTGACGCTGGCGCTCGGCCAGGTCGGCGACACGCTGTGGAACCGCGTCGGCCGCGAGCCCTCGGGCAATCCGTTCAATTCGATCGTCCAGCTCGAATATGAGCACGGCATCCCGCGCAATCCGCTGATCAATGCCGGCGCGCTGGTCGTCACCGACGTGATCCTCGCCGGCTACAAGCCGCGCGAGGCGATCGGCCTCATCCTGCGCTTCATGCGCTCGCTGGCCGACGACGAGAGCATCGTCATCGACATGGACGTGGCGCGCTCGGAACAGGAGACCGGCTTCCGCAACCGCGCGCTCGCCAACTACATGAAGGCCTACGACAATATCCGCCATCCGGTGGAGATGACGACGGGCGTCTATTTCCACCAATGCGCCATCGCCATGAGCTGCCGCCAGCTCGCGGTGGCCGGCAGCTTCCTCGCTGGCCAGGGGCGTCATCCGCTGACCGGCCAGAAGGTCGTCTCGGCCGAGCGGGCGCGGCGCATCAACGCGCTGATGCTCACCTGCGGCCACTATGACGGCTCGGGCGATTTCGCCTTTCGGGTCGGCATTCCGGGCAAGAGCGGCGTCGGCGGCGGCATCCTCGCCATCGTGCCGGGCAAGGCGTCGATCGCCGTCTGGTCGCCCGGCCTCAACAAGGTCGGCAATTCGCTGCTCGGCTCGCGGGCGCTGGAGCGCCTCGCCCGCGCCATGGACTGGTCGATCTTCGGCCCGTAG
- a CDS encoding ribulose-bisphosphate carboxylase large subunit family protein codes for MVERIEADYLVETAHDPRVAVEVMAGEQSSGTFVPVPGETPELKERSAARIEALEIVGERAEPSLPGASHPDGRRILLARATLSWPLANMGPSLPNLMATVAGNLFELKQFSGLRLLDIRLPAAFAAAYPGPKFGIEGTRRLAGVEGRPLIGTIVKPSVGFSPAETADLVRLLAEAGIDFVKDDELQADGLHCPFDERVRAVMRVVNDHADRSGKKVMFAFNLSGEIDEMRRRHDLVLAEGGTCVMASINAVGLSGMIALGRHSELPIHAHRNGWGALSRAPALGFSYVAFQKFWRLAGADHMHVNGLANKFAESDESVIASARACLTPMFADKPCIAMPVFSSGQTVRQPPATFAALGSTDLIYAAGGGIMAHPDGPAAGVESLRQSWAAAMAGIPLETHARDHAALAAALGGRS; via the coding sequence ATGGTTGAACGCATCGAGGCCGATTATCTCGTCGAGACGGCGCATGATCCGCGCGTCGCCGTCGAGGTCATGGCCGGAGAGCAGTCGTCGGGCACCTTCGTTCCGGTGCCCGGCGAGACGCCCGAGCTCAAGGAGCGCTCGGCTGCGCGCATCGAGGCGCTGGAGATCGTCGGGGAGCGGGCCGAGCCCAGCCTTCCCGGCGCCAGCCATCCGGACGGCCGGCGCATCCTGCTGGCGCGGGCGACGCTTTCCTGGCCGCTCGCCAATATGGGGCCCTCGCTGCCGAACCTGATGGCGACGGTCGCCGGAAATCTCTTCGAGCTGAAGCAGTTCTCCGGCCTGCGCCTCCTCGACATCCGCCTCCCCGCCGCCTTCGCCGCCGCCTATCCGGGGCCGAAATTCGGCATCGAGGGCACGCGGCGCCTCGCCGGCGTCGAAGGACGGCCGCTGATCGGCACCATCGTCAAGCCGAGCGTCGGCTTCTCGCCGGCCGAGACCGCCGACCTCGTGCGCCTCCTCGCGGAGGCCGGGATCGACTTCGTCAAGGACGACGAGTTGCAGGCCGACGGCCTGCATTGCCCGTTCGACGAGCGGGTGCGCGCCGTGATGCGGGTGGTCAACGACCATGCCGACCGCTCCGGCAAGAAGGTGATGTTCGCCTTCAACCTCTCCGGCGAGATCGACGAGATGCGGCGGCGCCACGATCTCGTGCTCGCCGAAGGCGGCACCTGCGTGATGGCCTCGATCAACGCGGTCGGCCTTTCCGGCATGATCGCGCTCGGCCGCCACAGCGAACTGCCGATCCATGCCCATCGCAACGGCTGGGGCGCATTGTCCCGCGCTCCAGCGCTCGGCTTCTCCTATGTCGCCTTCCAGAAGTTCTGGCGGCTGGCCGGCGCCGACCACATGCATGTCAACGGCCTCGCCAACAAGTTCGCCGAAAGCGACGAGAGCGTCATCGCCTCGGCACGCGCATGCCTGACGCCGATGTTCGCCGACAAGCCCTGCATCGCCATGCCTGTCTTCTCCTCGGGTCAGACGGTGCGGCAGCCGCCGGCGACTTTCGCAGCGCTCGGCAGCACCGACCTCATCTATGCGGCCGGCGGCGGCATCATGGCTCATCCCGACGGCCCGGCCGCCGGCGTCGAGAGCCTCAGGCAATCCTGGGCCGCCGCCATGGCGGGCATCCCGCTCGAGACCCATGCGCGCGACCACGCCGCGCTCGCGGCGGCGCTCGGAGGCCGGTCATGA
- a CDS encoding phosphogluconate dehydrogenase C-terminal domain-containing protein, with amino-acid sequence MTKIALLGAGGKMGVRLATNLRGSRFSVDHVEITAEGRERLKQAIGADCVGENEALAGADVVVLAVPDRLIGKVAHQIIGRVRPGTALIVLDAAAPYAGEMPDRADVTTFVTHPCHPSVFPENVTDGQRDFFGGVSDPQAIVCALVQGPEEHYALCEEVARTIYAPVSRAHRCSLENIAIMEPAMSETVGATLCLALREATDEAVRRGVPREAAMDFMLGHIQIELAIAFGIFKEGKFSDGALHAIREARPLIFKDNWLEAVFSPEAVMASVKDICNPKQAA; translated from the coding sequence ATGACCAAGATCGCGCTACTCGGTGCCGGCGGCAAAATGGGCGTCCGGCTCGCCACCAATCTCAGGGGCTCGCGCTTTTCCGTCGACCATGTCGAGATCACGGCCGAGGGCCGCGAACGGCTGAAGCAGGCCATCGGCGCCGACTGCGTCGGCGAGAACGAGGCTCTGGCCGGCGCCGACGTCGTCGTGCTGGCGGTCCCGGACCGGCTGATCGGCAAGGTCGCGCACCAGATCATCGGCCGCGTGCGGCCGGGCACCGCGCTGATCGTCCTCGACGCGGCGGCGCCCTATGCCGGCGAGATGCCGGACCGCGCCGACGTGACGACCTTCGTCACCCATCCCTGCCACCCGTCCGTCTTCCCCGAGAACGTCACCGACGGCCAGCGCGACTTCTTCGGCGGCGTCAGCGACCCGCAGGCGATCGTCTGCGCGCTGGTCCAGGGGCCGGAGGAGCATTACGCGCTCTGCGAGGAGGTCGCCCGCACGATCTATGCCCCCGTCTCGCGGGCGCATCGCTGCTCGCTGGAGAATATCGCCATCATGGAGCCGGCGATGTCGGAGACCGTGGGCGCGACGCTGTGCCTGGCGCTGCGCGAGGCGACCGACGAGGCGGTGCGGCGCGGCGTTCCGCGCGAGGCGGCGATGGACTTCATGCTCGGCCATATCCAGATCGAGCTCGCCATCGCCTTCGGCATCTTCAAGGAAGGCAAGTTCTCGGACGGCGCGCTGCATGCCATCCGCGAGGCTCGGCCGCTGATCTTCAAGGACAACTGGCTCGAAGCCGTGTTCAGCCCCGAAGCCGTGATGGCCTCGGTCAAGGACATCTGCAACCCGAAGCAGGCGGCCTGA
- a CDS encoding phasin family protein — protein sequence MAKETEFDIPEAMRTFADKSVDQARKAFDDFMAATVKAVDKAETSAKSVHEEARTANKQAIGFLEENLAASFEFAQKMVRARTLEELQAIHSEFIQRQVSAAEAQTRSVGEAITRAASDLAAKVKP from the coding sequence ATGGCCAAAGAGACAGAATTCGATATTCCCGAGGCGATGCGCACCTTCGCCGACAAGAGCGTCGATCAGGCCCGCAAGGCCTTCGACGATTTCATGGCGGCGACCGTGAAGGCCGTCGACAAGGCCGAGACCTCCGCGAAATCCGTGCACGAAGAGGCCCGCACGGCCAACAAGCAGGCGATCGGCTTCCTCGAGGAAAACCTCGCCGCGTCGTTCGAATTCGCCCAGAAGATGGTCCGCGCGCGGACGCTGGAGGAACTGCAGGCGATCCACAGCGAGTTCATCCAGCGTCAGGTTTCGGCGGCCGAGGCGCAGACGCGCTCCGTCGGCGAGGCGATCACCAGAGCCGCGAGCGATCTCGCCGCCAAGGTCAAACCCTGA
- a CDS encoding ATP-binding protein, which translates to MSGRDHAFLELAALPALGSALFAPRPVLLFSADGRRILFANAAGARFFGERRIEDLLDRRFSPALPATMQIARAARSLAPGAARLERIRFAVGAGLASHAAECRRIALPDGEPAMLVALPESRERPAARQAAEDLVAALAEEDCAVAVLDAEGAVLAERGGAAWLVDGEAAVAELVGSAARRGERLARRALRIGDMRRPAGLAVFEDQDSRFHLLVVGPGERVLVEPAAPGEPVHLAEPAAIEAPDVEPEPTAAVSAPSEAVEPPPLIDRAAAGIEVAEDATPEPAIASEAEVEPEAQPEPVSQSEPQPEPSGGFRFAPPQGPVRFVFQMDADGRFTFVSPDFADVVGPASAIAVGETWGEMAARLGLDPTGAVAGLIARRDTWSGVTLDWPAEDGEHFVAVDLAALPAFSRDRLFEGYRGFGVIRRSDRPEAPPAPVERPRSAMQPQGSNVIRLARALPATETDRLSVPEQDAFRRIAAALSSPSAPRPPAAAPQPPASEATAPETATSEAATTEPAGSVPSATGTPAPEAVAAAIPDQVAETSSDQPPEAEAESGPAEAPAIEPPPAEAPDAPFVPHEIEAAAADTTSQPEPEPAPAATEVVAETPPAEAAVPASPLPDPLREAELAHARQRIVELEAILDTATDGIIVVDQDARIERINRSAEALFGVESASVAGLRLPDLLAEESRQSALDYLDGLARNGVASVLNDGREVIARVPQGGLIPLFMTMGRLPETGKFCAVLRDITQWKNAEGELINARRAAESASMQKSDFLAKVSHEIRTPLNAIIGFSEVMMEERFGPIGTERYKEYLRDIHVSGAHLMSLLNDLLDLSKIEAGKLDLNFESVALNDIVMECVALMQPQANRERIIIRTSLSGQVPNVVADPRSIRQIVLNLVSNAVKFTLAGGQVVVSTAMEPHGEVSLRIRDTGIGMSEKDIETALKPFRQLSTSRERRSDGTGLGLPLTKALVEANRASFVIDSAVGQGTLIRITFPATRVLAG; encoded by the coding sequence ATGAGCGGACGCGATCATGCCTTTCTCGAGCTGGCGGCCCTGCCGGCGCTGGGATCGGCCTTGTTTGCGCCCCGTCCGGTTCTGCTCTTCTCGGCCGACGGGCGGCGAATCCTGTTCGCCAATGCGGCCGGCGCGCGGTTCTTCGGCGAGCGGCGGATCGAGGATCTCCTCGATCGACGCTTCTCGCCTGCGCTTCCGGCCACCATGCAGATCGCCCGCGCGGCGCGCAGCCTCGCGCCCGGCGCGGCGAGGCTGGAGCGCATCCGCTTCGCCGTCGGGGCAGGGCTCGCGAGCCATGCCGCCGAATGCCGGCGCATCGCCCTTCCGGACGGCGAGCCCGCCATGCTCGTCGCGCTTCCCGAGAGCCGCGAGCGGCCGGCGGCGCGACAGGCGGCGGAAGATCTTGTGGCTGCGCTCGCCGAGGAGGACTGCGCCGTCGCCGTGCTCGATGCCGAGGGCGCCGTGCTCGCGGAACGCGGCGGCGCCGCCTGGCTGGTCGACGGCGAGGCGGCGGTCGCCGAACTCGTCGGCTCTGCCGCACGGCGCGGCGAGAGGCTGGCGCGGCGTGCACTCCGCATTGGCGACATGCGCCGTCCTGCCGGGCTGGCGGTTTTCGAGGATCAGGACAGCCGCTTCCATCTCCTGGTCGTCGGACCGGGCGAGCGGGTGCTGGTCGAGCCGGCCGCACCGGGGGAGCCCGTCCACCTGGCCGAGCCGGCGGCGATCGAGGCCCCGGACGTCGAGCCGGAGCCCACGGCCGCTGTGTCCGCGCCGTCCGAAGCGGTCGAGCCGCCGCCTCTGATCGACCGCGCGGCCGCCGGGATCGAGGTCGCGGAGGACGCGACGCCCGAACCGGCCATCGCGTCCGAGGCCGAAGTCGAACCCGAGGCGCAGCCCGAGCCCGTGTCGCAGTCCGAGCCTCAGCCGGAGCCGTCGGGCGGCTTCCGCTTCGCGCCGCCGCAGGGTCCGGTGCGCTTCGTGTTCCAGATGGACGCAGATGGGCGCTTCACCTTCGTGTCGCCGGATTTTGCCGATGTGGTCGGCCCGGCTTCGGCGATCGCCGTCGGAGAGACCTGGGGCGAGATGGCCGCCCGGCTCGGCCTCGATCCGACAGGCGCCGTGGCCGGGCTCATTGCCCGCCGCGACACCTGGAGCGGCGTGACGCTCGATTGGCCGGCCGAGGACGGCGAGCATTTCGTCGCCGTCGATCTCGCGGCCCTGCCGGCTTTTTCGCGCGACCGGCTGTTCGAGGGCTATCGCGGCTTCGGGGTCATCCGCCGCTCGGACCGCCCCGAGGCGCCGCCCGCGCCGGTCGAGAGGCCGCGCAGCGCCATGCAGCCGCAGGGCTCCAATGTCATCCGCCTGGCGCGGGCGCTGCCCGCAACCGAGACGGACCGGCTGTCGGTGCCCGAGCAGGATGCCTTCCGCCGCATCGCCGCGGCGCTGAGCAGCCCGTCCGCCCCGCGTCCGCCCGCAGCCGCCCCCCAGCCTCCAGCTTCTGAGGCGACGGCTCCTGAAACGGCAACGTCCGAGGCGGCGACGACCGAGCCCGCCGGATCGGTTCCTTCCGCGACCGGGACACCGGCCCCCGAGGCCGTCGCGGCGGCGATCCCCGATCAGGTCGCGGAGACCTCGTCCGATCAGCCTCCCGAGGCCGAGGCCGAGAGCGGCCCGGCGGAGGCTCCGGCCATCGAGCCGCCGCCGGCCGAAGCGCCGGATGCGCCGTTCGTGCCGCACGAGATCGAGGCCGCCGCGGCGGACACCACTTCGCAACCCGAGCCCGAGCCCGCGCCAGCAGCGACGGAGGTTGTCGCCGAGACGCCACCCGCCGAGGCAGCCGTGCCCGCCTCGCCTTTGCCGGATCCGCTGCGCGAGGCCGAACTCGCCCATGCCCGGCAGCGCATCGTCGAGCTCGAGGCGATCCTCGATACGGCGACCGACGGCATCATCGTCGTCGACCAGGATGCCCGGATCGAGCGCATCAACCGTTCGGCGGAGGCGCTGTTCGGCGTCGAGTCGGCGTCGGTGGCAGGCCTCCGCCTTCCCGATCTCCTCGCCGAGGAAAGCCGCCAGTCGGCGCTCGATTATCTCGACGGCCTGGCGCGCAACGGCGTCGCCAGCGTGCTCAACGACGGCCGCGAGGTCATCGCGCGGGTGCCGCAGGGCGGGCTGATCCCACTGTTCATGACGATGGGCCGGCTGCCGGAAACGGGCAAGTTCTGCGCGGTGCTGCGCGACATCACGCAGTGGAAGAATGCCGAGGGCGAGCTGATCAACGCCAGGCGGGCGGCCGAAAGCGCCTCGATGCAGAAGTCGGACTTCCTCGCCAAGGTCAGTCACGAGATCCGCACGCCGCTCAACGCCATAATCGGTTTCTCCGAGGTGATGATGGAGGAGCGCTTCGGCCCGATCGGCACCGAGCGCTACAAGGAATATCTGCGCGACATCCATGTCTCCGGCGCGCATCTGATGAGCCTCCTGAACGACCTGCTCGATCTCTCCAAGATCGAGGCCGGCAAGCTCGATTTGAATTTCGAGTCCGTCGCGCTCAACGACATCGTCATGGAATGCGTGGCGCTGATGCAGCCGCAGGCCAATCGCGAGCGGATCATCATCCGCACCTCGCTGTCCGGCCAGGTACCGAATGTGGTCGCGGATCCGCGCTCGATCCGCCAGATCGTGCTCAACCTCGTCTCGAACGCGGTGAAGTTCACGCTCGCCGGCGGTCAGGTCGTCGTCTCGACCGCCATGGAGCCGCATGGCGAGGTGAGCCTGCGCATCCGCGACACCGGCATCGGCATGTCGGAGAAGGACATCGAGACGGCGCTGAAGCCGTTCCGCCAGCTCTCGACCTCGCGCGAGCGGCGCAGCGACGGCACCGGGCTCGGCCTGCCGCTCACGAAGGCGCTGGTCGAGGCGAACCGGGCTTCCTTCGTGATCGATTCGGCCGTAGGGCAGGGGACGTTGATCCGCATCACCTTCCCCGCGACGCGGGTGCTGGCCGGATAA
- a CDS encoding phasin family protein, whose product MTDTPAAKPAKTAAAKAAKAFEAPFEAFSFNFPTAEMPAAFRDLAEKTLSGSKDAYAKIKAAAEEATEAFEDSVETARSGMVELSHKSLDAAKVHSDASFAFAKELLGAKTFAEVLELQMGFARKQTEAFAAQVKDMQDFSQKFVADASRPVKASVEKALKGTTLN is encoded by the coding sequence ATGACCGATACCCCTGCCGCGAAGCCCGCCAAGACCGCCGCCGCCAAGGCCGCCAAGGCTTTCGAGGCGCCCTTCGAGGCGTTCAGCTTCAACTTCCCGACCGCCGAGATGCCGGCTGCCTTCCGCGACCTCGCCGAGAAGACGCTGTCCGGCAGCAAGGACGCCTACGCCAAGATAAAGGCTGCCGCCGAAGAGGCGACCGAGGCCTTCGAGGACAGCGTGGAGACGGCGCGCAGCGGCATGGTCGAGCTCAGCCACAAGTCGCTCGACGCGGCCAAGGTCCACAGCGACGCCTCCTTCGCCTTCGCGAAGGAGCTGCTCGGCGCCAAGACCTTCGCCGAAGTGCTCGAGCTGCAGATGGGCTTCGCCCGCAAGCAGACCGAGGCCTTCGCGGCCCAGGTCAAGGACATGCAGGACTTCTCGCAGAAGTTCGTCGCGGACGCCTCGCGTCCGGTCAAGGCGAGCGTCGAGAAGGCGCTGAAGGGCACCACGCTCAACTGA